The Zobellia alginiliquefaciens genome contains a region encoding:
- a CDS encoding beta strand repeat-containing protein has product MLFNHTKFFYVLLAMLCSLQLVAQETYRDNFSSVSYSNNNGTSNFSTNWIETGDTNNGPASQYIRISSNRLELYWIYSETIRRSANLNGAATAVLSFNWQAISLGGNRALAVQVSNNGGASYTTVGTVTGNNSTGTFSQDISGFISATTTVRFAKTNSNWRNDDYAYIDNFQITATFPAPIPVIEVNDITIDEDAGNATFTVRHTGTNATAPFTVNYQTVNGSAIDGNDYTSTSGILNFNGTAGDTETVTVPILNDGTIENPENFTLEFTLASDPQVDISDTATGTIIDDDALIMTDGGSATTCSDTFFDPGGLSNYSNNQDVTYTICPDTADTYLNVNFTSFEIVSGDVLYIYDGNSTGATLIGQYDSANVPTSINSSAASGCLTFRFVSNGSNTGAGWEAEINCFPDGPIIVIEDITIDEDVGNAVFTVRSTRAAHGRNVFLFGFVEAPFTVDFETVDGLALAGSDYTATSGTLTFTGELNNIQTISVPIANDGVPEFAEDFDIVFTGATAQYTVVNYNDTGKGTINSQILANDPLTLFQEFDGYYDYSTTGGTLRTSPNGASPCAVTTSSSNSLVSPVPATASVERAYLYWSHSSTVRDADVTFEGQSVSANFLYQTSLGNRNFFGYVSDVTSIVQGVTDLSSNVFDFSGLTINNTGEYCSTSTVLGGWALMVFYEDRSLPAVNINLYQGFDGLSNDGNSFTLDSFYAISGTGAKASFLSWEGDPDLNGSSSGSTNPEELSITNQRNQNFVLTGDGGQTGNNSYNSTIYDNTVGPVYNNASTYGVDLDTYDISSFIQPADSEVTANVDVGQDFVISAAVVLKVPSNLIAGRVFEDVNYPGGAGRDQLASGGIGISGAIVELFDSSGTFIQRKNTEANGNYSFGGMADGDYFIKVVSSTVRSTRDSGANCSACYPVQTYKTEMISGSITDITDEVGGTDPTATQDVSLGVFNNAQSISSVEVAGNGVVGINFGFNFNTVVNTNETGQGSLTQFILNSNAIGEVGLDIEANGIFDPAAGEDTSIFMIPTTGDPLGRTADANFANGYFTITMSNPYILPVVTGTNTVIDGRTQTAYSGNSNTGNVGSGGTGVGTSNINLPNFDRPEIELYSATGDVLQLNSTDVVARNLAVRANNNAGVIVQGGSATISNSFLGVNALGNASGNINYGVEITGGVSIINGNYIARNTDEGVLVNGGTSTIIQNNHITDNGNNACFDNIKVSGGSGIVIQQNLIDRAASLGIDAEGISGSLTITENTISNSGQDGGQCTGEVANVGIRLDGSNSSITNNTIASNGGAGIVLSGGNTSGNLISRNSIYNNGTASPALGIDIDVSNGLGDGVTINDSGDTDNGPNGLLNFPIITGAYVSGTNLVVEGWSRPGATIELFATDINEGTATVGDNRLGMTYDYGEGQRYLATMVEGSGTDSESRITAYNDDDNNVDNTNKFKFSIPLPSGVGLGSTVTTTATLANSTSEFSPLSIVKAYTVITNRRITYRVKPN; this is encoded by the coding sequence ATGTTGTTTAACCATACCAAGTTTTTTTATGTTCTTTTGGCGATGCTGTGTTCTTTACAGTTGGTCGCTCAGGAAACCTATCGTGACAATTTTAGCAGTGTATCCTATTCCAACAACAATGGTACTTCTAACTTTTCTACCAATTGGATAGAAACAGGGGATACAAATAATGGGCCTGCTAGTCAATATATTAGAATAAGCAGTAACCGATTAGAACTATATTGGATTTACAGCGAAACTATACGTAGGTCTGCTAATTTGAATGGAGCAGCAACAGCAGTGTTGAGTTTTAATTGGCAAGCTATAAGTCTTGGGGGAAATAGAGCATTGGCCGTTCAAGTTTCAAATAATGGAGGTGCTTCGTATACTACAGTTGGTACTGTTACAGGAAACAATAGCACAGGAACATTCAGTCAAGATATTTCAGGATTTATTTCGGCAACTACTACGGTAAGGTTTGCTAAGACTAATAGTAACTGGCGAAATGATGATTATGCCTACATTGACAATTTTCAGATAACAGCAACTTTTCCAGCACCTATCCCAGTAATAGAAGTAAATGATATAACGATAGATGAAGATGCGGGCAATGCTACTTTTACGGTACGGCATACAGGTACAAACGCAACGGCTCCATTTACGGTTAATTATCAAACGGTAAATGGGTCGGCTATTGATGGTAACGATTACACGTCAACATCCGGTATTTTAAACTTTAATGGAACGGCAGGAGATACGGAAACTGTAACTGTCCCTATTTTAAATGATGGAACTATAGAGAATCCTGAAAATTTTACTTTGGAGTTTACTCTGGCATCAGACCCTCAAGTAGATATTAGTGACACCGCTACAGGAACGATAATAGATGATGATGCCCTAATAATGACGGATGGAGGTAGTGCTACTACGTGTAGTGATACTTTCTTTGATCCAGGTGGACTTTCTAACTATTCCAACAACCAAGATGTAACGTATACCATATGTCCGGATACGGCAGACACGTACTTGAATGTCAATTTTACTAGCTTTGAGATAGTTTCAGGAGATGTACTGTACATATATGATGGTAATTCAACCGGTGCTACCTTAATAGGACAGTATGATAGTGCAAATGTGCCAACATCAATAAATTCTTCAGCAGCATCAGGCTGTTTAACATTTAGGTTTGTTTCTAATGGAAGCAATACAGGTGCTGGTTGGGAGGCTGAAATTAATTGTTTTCCAGACGGCCCAATAATTGTTATTGAGGATATTACAATTGATGAAGATGTGGGTAATGCCGTGTTTACCGTTCGGTCTACCAGAGCAGCACATGGTAGAAACGTATTTTTATTCGGTTTTGTTGAAGCTCCTTTTACGGTAGATTTTGAAACCGTAGACGGATTGGCATTGGCAGGAAGTGATTATACCGCCACATCGGGAACGTTGACGTTTACAGGTGAGTTGAATAATATTCAGACCATTTCGGTGCCTATAGCCAATGATGGGGTTCCGGAATTTGCAGAAGATTTTGATATTGTTTTTACTGGAGCAACTGCTCAGTATACAGTGGTCAATTATAATGACACGGGTAAGGGAACCATAAATTCTCAAATTTTAGCGAATGACCCATTAACCTTATTTCAAGAATTTGATGGGTATTATGATTATTCAACTACTGGGGGAACGCTACGTACAAGCCCTAATGGTGCTAGTCCCTGTGCGGTTACCACATCATCATCCAATAGTTTGGTTTCTCCTGTTCCGGCAACGGCTTCTGTAGAAAGAGCATACCTTTACTGGTCGCATTCAAGCACGGTACGTGATGCAGATGTAACTTTTGAAGGTCAAAGCGTTTCTGCTAATTTTTTATATCAGACATCTTTAGGCAATAGGAACTTTTTTGGGTATGTAAGTGATGTTACCTCTATAGTTCAAGGAGTAACTGACTTGTCTAGTAATGTTTTTGATTTTAGTGGACTTACCATAAATAATACGGGTGAATACTGCAGTACGAGTACGGTTCTAGGGGGTTGGGCATTAATGGTTTTTTATGAAGATCGTTCTTTGCCGGCCGTAAATATTAATTTGTATCAAGGTTTTGATGGACTTAGTAATGACGGGAACTCTTTTACGTTGGATTCATTTTATGCCATATCGGGAACAGGTGCCAAAGCTTCATTTTTATCATGGGAGGGTGACCCTGATCTGAACGGATCTAGTTCAGGTTCTACCAATCCTGAGGAGTTGTCCATTACCAATCAAAGAAACCAGAATTTTGTGCTTACAGGCGATGGAGGTCAAACAGGTAACAATTCATATAACTCCACAATTTATGACAATACTGTTGGTCCTGTATATAACAATGCGAGTACATACGGTGTGGATTTAGATACGTATGATATTTCATCATTCATACAACCTGCGGATAGTGAGGTTACAGCAAACGTTGATGTAGGTCAGGATTTTGTGATTTCTGCAGCCGTGGTGTTAAAAGTACCGTCCAACTTAATTGCAGGCCGTGTTTTTGAAGATGTTAATTATCCTGGTGGTGCGGGCCGTGATCAATTGGCTTCGGGAGGAATAGGAATTTCGGGTGCAATCGTAGAACTTTTTGATTCTTCGGGTACTTTTATCCAAAGAAAAAATACAGAGGCAAATGGGAATTATTCGTTTGGAGGCATGGCCGATGGCGACTATTTTATAAAAGTAGTAAGCTCAACGGTCAGGTCCACTAGGGATAGTGGAGCGAACTGCTCTGCCTGTTATCCGGTTCAGACTTATAAAACTGAAATGATATCAGGTAGTATCACGGATATAACCGATGAGGTTGGAGGAACCGATCCAACAGCAACCCAAGATGTGTCTTTAGGTGTTTTTAATAATGCTCAAAGTATATCTAGTGTTGAAGTAGCCGGTAACGGTGTTGTAGGTATTAATTTTGGATTTAATTTTAATACCGTAGTTAACACTAATGAAACAGGGCAAGGTTCGCTTACTCAGTTTATATTGAATTCCAATGCCATAGGTGAAGTTGGTTTAGATATCGAAGCAAACGGTATATTCGATCCTGCCGCCGGTGAGGACACCTCCATATTTATGATACCTACTACAGGGGATCCATTAGGGCGAACGGCCGATGCAAATTTTGCGAATGGGTACTTTACTATAACCATGTCTAATCCCTACATATTGCCTGTGGTTACTGGTACAAATACGGTTATCGACGGTCGTACACAGACCGCATATTCAGGAAATTCAAACACGGGAAATGTCGGTTCTGGAGGCACGGGGGTAGGAACATCAAATATAAATTTGCCCAATTTTGATAGACCTGAAATAGAACTGTATAGTGCTACCGGTGATGTCCTTCAATTGAACAGTACCGATGTGGTAGCACGTAATCTTGCTGTCCGTGCCAATAATAATGCAGGTGTTATCGTTCAAGGTGGTTCAGCTACAATTTCAAACAGTTTCTTAGGCGTGAATGCACTTGGAAATGCCTCTGGTAATATTAACTATGGTGTTGAAATTACAGGAGGGGTATCAATTATTAACGGTAATTATATTGCGAGAAACACGGACGAAGGTGTTTTGGTAAACGGAGGTACATCAACAATCATCCAAAATAATCATATTACGGATAATGGAAACAATGCTTGTTTCGATAATATAAAAGTTAGTGGTGGCTCCGGTATCGTAATCCAACAAAATTTAATTGATAGAGCTGCTTCCTTAGGTATTGATGCGGAAGGGATAAGCGGTTCTTTGACAATTACGGAAAATACAATTTCCAACTCAGGTCAAGATGGAGGTCAGTGTACAGGAGAGGTCGCAAACGTAGGTATTCGTTTAGATGGAAGCAATTCGTCAATAACAAACAATACTATAGCTTCTAATGGAGGTGCGGGTATTGTTTTAAGCGGTGGCAATACTTCTGGAAATCTGATTTCTAGAAATTCTATTTATAACAACGGAACAGCTAGTCCCGCTTTAGGTATCGATATTGATGTGTCAAACGGACTAGGTGATGGCGTAACTATAAATGACTCTGGAGACACGGACAATGGTCCAAACGGGCTTTTAAACTTCCCTATAATTACGGGGGCATATGTTTCCGGAACAAATTTAGTGGTAGAAGGTTGGTCAAGACCGGGAGCTACAATAGAGCTTTTTGCAACCGATATTAATGAAGGTACCGCCACCGTAGGAGATAATAGGTTAGGAATGACGTATGACTATGGCGAGGGGCAACGGTACCTAGCAACCATGGTAGAAGGTTCTGGTACTGATTCGGAATCAAGAATTACCGCTTATAACGATGATGATAATAATGTGGACAATACCAACAAGTTTAAGTTCAGTATTCCACTACCTTCAGGTGTCGGTTTAGGTAGCACGGTAACTACCACGGCTACATTGGCAAACTCTACTTCTGAGTTTTCTCCTTTGAGCATCGTTAAGGCTTATACGGTAATTACAAATAGACGAATAACCTACCGGGTAAAACCCAACTAA
- a CDS encoding OmpA family protein, giving the protein MIKKIHILFILVFVMGESGFAQEKLITKANEKYDEYSFSPAIDIYKKVLDRGYASADLLKKLGNSYYYNADYEDAAKTYKRLVEEYPSEIGPEYYFRYAQTLKTLEEYDASKEVMSKFLEATSDDVRASAYKDEKDYLNDIKRNSGRYNVSPFQYNSPYSEFAPSFYKEGLIFSSDRDTGNFARYRHTWNSKDFLDLYKVNADSISQGTVIKFGDHVNTRLHESTSTVNKAGDVLYFTRNNFKAGKYIKDDNGVIRLKVFKAKMIEGVWSEIEELPFNSNNYSVAHPTLSLDEKTLYFASDMPGTLGESDIFRVSINEDGTYGTPENLGPVINTEARETFPFITSEDILYFSSDGHPGLGGLDIFATKVANGRLDGNVMNVGEPVNGRMDDFTFIFNEETKKGFFASNRSEGQGADDIYAFLETRSLVIDCEQAITGVVRDKISNEPLIGASVKVINENNEEVMSAITDAEGKYSLLVDCTQGNFVRAMTEGYIPSEEYLSKSDGEPKTIDFYLERDSVTAGFGDDLAKLLQLSTIYFDFNKYNIRKDSEIEVEKVIAAMEKYPSLRIKVNSHTDSRGKDSYNLWLSQKRAESTVNYMIKRGIAKERLDSEGFGETKLINQCANGVKCSDKDHELNRRSEFIILE; this is encoded by the coding sequence ATGATAAAAAAAATACACATTCTATTTATTTTGGTCTTTGTTATGGGCGAGAGTGGTTTTGCCCAAGAAAAGTTAATTACCAAAGCCAATGAAAAATATGACGAGTACTCGTTCAGTCCAGCTATAGATATCTATAAAAAAGTTTTGGACCGTGGGTATGCCTCGGCAGATTTGCTTAAAAAATTAGGTAACTCTTACTATTACAATGCAGATTATGAAGATGCGGCAAAAACATATAAGAGGCTAGTAGAGGAGTATCCCAGTGAAATTGGTCCAGAGTATTATTTTAGATATGCTCAGACCTTAAAAACTTTAGAAGAGTATGATGCTTCCAAAGAAGTTATGTCCAAGTTTTTAGAAGCTACGTCAGATGATGTGAGAGCTTCTGCCTATAAGGATGAGAAAGACTATTTAAACGATATCAAAAGGAATTCAGGCAGATATAACGTTTCGCCATTTCAATATAATTCTCCATATTCAGAGTTTGCACCTTCTTTTTATAAAGAGGGGCTTATTTTTTCTTCAGATCGGGATACCGGTAACTTTGCCCGATACCGTCACACTTGGAATTCAAAGGATTTTTTGGATTTATACAAGGTAAATGCCGATAGTATTTCTCAAGGCACGGTTATTAAGTTTGGAGATCATGTGAATACAAGATTGCACGAATCAACTTCTACAGTGAACAAGGCTGGGGATGTTCTTTATTTTACACGGAATAACTTTAAGGCTGGTAAATATATTAAAGACGATAATGGAGTAATTCGTCTTAAAGTATTCAAAGCTAAAATGATTGAAGGCGTATGGTCCGAAATTGAAGAGTTACCGTTCAATAGTAACAATTATTCAGTGGCACACCCAACATTAAGTCTTGATGAAAAGACCCTGTATTTTGCTTCGGATATGCCTGGTACTTTAGGTGAATCCGATATTTTTAGGGTTTCCATAAACGAAGACGGAACTTACGGAACGCCTGAAAATTTAGGTCCGGTTATCAATACGGAGGCACGAGAAACATTTCCTTTTATAACCAGTGAAGACATTCTATATTTTTCTTCTGACGGTCATCCAGGACTTGGAGGCTTGGATATTTTTGCTACTAAAGTTGCCAATGGAAGATTAGATGGAAACGTTATGAACGTGGGTGAACCCGTCAATGGAAGAATGGATGACTTTACGTTTATCTTCAACGAAGAAACAAAAAAAGGGTTTTTTGCCTCTAACCGTTCGGAAGGGCAGGGAGCCGATGATATTTACGCCTTCTTGGAAACCAGGTCGCTAGTTATTGACTGTGAACAAGCTATTACTGGTGTGGTGCGGGACAAAATATCTAATGAACCTTTAATTGGGGCATCGGTTAAGGTCATCAACGAAAATAATGAAGAAGTAATGTCGGCCATTACAGATGCCGAAGGAAAGTATAGCCTATTGGTAGATTGTACTCAAGGTAATTTTGTAAGAGCAATGACAGAAGGTTATATTCCATCAGAGGAATACTTAAGTAAATCTGACGGAGAGCCAAAGACAATTGATTTCTATTTGGAAAGAGACTCTGTCACCGCAGGTTTTGGAGATGATTTAGCCAAACTACTTCAATTGAGTACGATTTATTTCGATTTTAATAAGTACAATATCCGTAAGGATTCTGAAATAGAGGTTGAAAAGGTGATTGCTGCAATGGAAAAATATCCAAGTTTAAGAATCAAAGTAAATTCTCATACGGATAGTAGAGGTAAAGATTCATATAACTTATGGCTTTCTCAAAAACGTGCAGAATCTACGGTTAATTATATGATAAAAAGAGGTATCGCCAAAGAGAGATTGGATAGCGAAGGCTTCGGGGAAACTAAATTGATCAACCAATGTGCCAATGGTGTCAAATGTTCAGACAAAGACCATGAACTGAACAGAAGATCAGAATTTATTATTCTTGAATAA